A segment of the Aromatoleum aromaticum EbN1 genome:
AGCGGCGCCGCGGGACAGGCGTCCGATGGCGGAAATTATGCGGACTGGTAGGCGCGAGCGCGGCTACACCTATCTCCTGGTGCTGTTTGCCGCCGCTGCGCTGGGATTGTTCGCAGCCGAAGTCGGAGTCGTGTGGCAGAAAGTGGTGGCGCGCGAACGCGAGGCCGAACTCCTCTTCATCGGCAGCGAGATCGCCCGCGCGATCGGCCGCTACCATGCCGACTCGCCGGGTGCTCCGGCGTGGCCGACGAGCCTCGAGGAACTTGTCGAAGATCGACGCTTCCCGACCGTCAGACGCCATCTGCGGCGCATCTACCGCGACCCGCTGACCGCACGCCCGGACTGGGGACTGGTGCGGGAAGGCCAGGCGATCGTCGGCATTCACAGCCGGGCGACCGGCGAACCGATCCGCAAGGCCGATCTGCCACCCGAGCTGGGCCCCGCCGCGGCCAGTGCGGCGCGCTACGACGAATGGATCTTTCGGCCGGCTGAACCGATCAGCGCGAGCGATGCGCTGCCGGCGGCGGAGAGCCTGTGACGAGAGCTCCGACGGCCGCGGCGGCGCCTCGGCCGTAGCGCACACGGGCAATTGCGGAAGCACCTTGCTGCAATGCGACGCGGGCAAGCTGCGTGAAACGGGAATCCCGTTCGTCCGGCTGTCCCGCGGTCTCGCGCCTGGCGGGCTCAGCTGCCACGCTGGCGCCGCGCCTCGAACAGGCAGATGCCGCTGGCGACCGAGACGTTCAGGCTCTCGACGGTGCCGAGCATCGGGATGCGCGCGAGTTCATCGCAGGTCTCGCGCGTGAGCCTGCGCAGGCCGTCGCCTTCGGCGCCGAGAACCCACGCGACCGGCCCTTTCTGGTCGACTTCGTACACCGATTTCTCCGCCTCGCCGGCCGCGCCGACGACCCAGATGCCCGCTTCCTGCATTTCGCGCAGCGCGCGGGCGAGATTCGTCACGGTGACGTATGGCACGCTGTCCGCCGCGCCGCTGGCGACCTTGATTGCGGTCGCATTGAGGCCGACTGCGCGGTCCTTCGGCGCCACCACCGCGTGCGCGCCCACCGCGTCCGCGACGCGCAGGCAGGCGCCGAGGTTGTGCGGGTCCTGCACGCCGTCGAGCACCAGGATCAGCGCGTTTTCCTCGAGCACTTCGAGGACGTCGGCAAGCTTCAGCTCGCGGCTCTTCGCATCGACGCGCGCGACGACTCCCTGGTGGCGGCGCGTGCCGACCATGCCATCGAGACGCTCCGCCTCCGCCTGGATCAGGCGCACGTTCTGCGACTCGGCGAGCCGCACGACGTCTTTCGCGCGCGCATCGGTGCGCTGTGCGGACAGGTAAAGCTCGAACACCGACTCCGGGTCGCGTCTGAGCTTGCCGAGTACGGCATGGAAACCGTAGATCAGTCGCGATTCCACCCGGCCTTCACGGGCGGCAGGCGCCTCGGGAGCATCACCCCCGTCGGGTTCCCCGCGAGTTCGGACCGGGCTGCGGCTGTCTGCGCCGAAGCCGGCGCCTCGCTGATGCGCCGGGCGCCGGCCAGCTGCAGTCGTGTGGATCGGGCGTTGCTTGCTTGAGGGCTTGTCAGCCACGGGCGGTGCCTTTCTTTTTGCCTGTTGCGGGTTTATCGGTAGCCGGTTCGCCGGC
Coding sequences within it:
- a CDS encoding general secretion pathway protein, whose protein sequence is MRTGRRERGYTYLLVLFAAAALGLFAAEVGVVWQKVVAREREAELLFIGSEIARAIGRYHADSPGAPAWPTSLEELVEDRRFPTVRRHLRRIYRDPLTARPDWGLVREGQAIVGIHSRATGEPIRKADLPPELGPAAASAARYDEWIFRPAEPISASDALPAAESL
- the rlmB gene encoding 23S rRNA (guanosine(2251)-2'-O)-methyltransferase RlmB — its product is MESRLIYGFHAVLGKLRRDPESVFELYLSAQRTDARAKDVVRLAESQNVRLIQAEAERLDGMVGTRRHQGVVARVDAKSRELKLADVLEVLEENALILVLDGVQDPHNLGACLRVADAVGAHAVVAPKDRAVGLNATAIKVASGAADSVPYVTVTNLARALREMQEAGIWVVGAAGEAEKSVYEVDQKGPVAWVLGAEGDGLRRLTRETCDELARIPMLGTVESLNVSVASGICLFEARRQRGS